GCCATTCCAGCCGTCTTCAGGCCGGTGATTCTGGATGATCGGGTGATGATCGACGGCGGGATTTTCAATCCGGTGCCGTTCGATCGGTTGGCCGGACTGGCGGATATCATCATCGGAATCGATGTGGTCGGCCTGCCTTCCGGTGTGCCTGGCAAGCCACCGTCGAGCATCGACATGATGTTCGGCGCCAGCCAGCTCATGATGCACTCGATCATCGGCATGAAGTGCCAGACCAATCCGCCGAACATCCTGCTCAGACCCGATGTGCATCAGTACCGGGTGCTTGATTTTCTCAAGGCCCGCGAAATCCTCGAGGAGTCCGCAGGCGTGGCCGAACAGCTCAAGCAAGACCTCGATGCCGCCTTCGCGTTCTTCCGTTAGAAGATGACCTGCAATCGGCGCCGTTCAACAAATGGGCTCAGAGCGTTGAGGCCTTGCCGCTGGTAAACGCTGATTGAGCGGCAGCGGGCGACTGCATCACGTCCGGATCTGGTTGGTTGCCATCCCGGTCCTCGATTTTTGCGATGACGCGGAAGCACACGACAATCGACACAAGGCCGAACACGACGGCGCCCAGTCCGTAACCGGCAAGCGCGCCCTGCGCTCCGTACCAGTGTGAACCGACCAGCACGAACGGGATCACGCCGAGGGTCGAACGGCTCCAGTTGAACACGGTCGAATACAGCGCGTAGCCAAGATTGTTGAATGCTGCATTGGCCACAAACAGCATGCCGTTGAAAATAAAGCTGCCGGCGACGAAGAGGCAGAAGAAGACGATGACATCACGCGCTTCGCCGGTCGCGCCGAAGATATCGGCAATCTGGTTGCGCAACAAAGCCATGATGGCCCAGGTGACAAGCGTGTAGACCGTGATGAAGATCAGGCTGTCTCGCATGGTCGACATCAGCCGGTCATAGCGCTTGGCTCCGTAGTTTTGGCCAAGGATCGGACCAACCGCACCTGAAAGCGCGAACAGCGCACCGAACGCCACGGGAATGAGCCGCCCGACCACCGCCCAGCCAGCCACTGCGGCGTCGCCATGCCCGGCCATGGTGGTTGTCACGAATGTGTTGCCCACCGGCGTTGCGACCTGCGTCATCAATGCGGGAAGACCGATGGCCAGGAATGGGCGGATCTCGCGGGCGATGACCGGGACAGACGGCATCGCAATCAGATTGTGGATCCGGATCAACCCGTAGAGCCCGATGCCGACCAGCGCAAACCGGGAAATCACTGTGGCAATCGCTGCGCCGTGAATGCCCAGATCGAACCCGAAGATGAAGATCGGATCGAGCACCGCCGTCAGCGCCCCGGCGCCAAGCGTCACATACATCGCGCGCTTTGCGTCACCGA
The DNA window shown above is from Hoeflea phototrophica DFL-43 and carries:
- a CDS encoding MATE family efflux transporter; the protein is MRHVVVMTATGSIGLVAVFIVDALNLFYISLLGQVELAAAIGYAGTLLFFSTSVAIGLSIAATALTSRALGRGDRGEAREIAGASLAYMLILMTATVIVTFPFLDDLVRMIGAQGRTAELATEFMQIVLPSLPVLGAGMCTAALLRAVGDAKRAMYVTLGAGALTAVLDPIFIFGFDLGIHGAAIATVISRFALVGIGLYGLIRIHNLIAMPSVPVIAREIRPFLAIGLPALMTQVATPVGNTFVTTTMAGHGDAAVAGWAVVGRLIPVAFGALFALSGAVGPILGQNYGAKRYDRLMSTMRDSLIFITVYTLVTWAIMALLRNQIADIFGATGEARDVIVFFCLFVAGSFIFNGMLFVANAAFNNLGYALYSTVFNWSRSTLGVIPFVLVGSHWYGAQGALAGYGLGAVVFGLVSIVVCFRVIAKIEDRDGNQPDPDVMQSPAAAQSAFTSGKASTL